TGTCTTCTTGGATCTCATGTTCTTCTGTAAGAGATAGAGCATGAGATAAGTCGGAAACAGACATGTTGTTTTTGTGATGCCCTACTTTTTTGTTGACAATACTTGTAGATTTAATTAAGACTGTATTCAAAGGTTTGAAGATCTTATTTAGTATCGTAAATGTCGAGGTCATTCTAAGAGAGAATGCATAGGGTTGTTTTGTCGCAAGAACTTTGGGTATAATTTCACCAAAGAGAAGTATCAAAAAGGTGATAATGATTGTTTGAAATACAAACCCAATGGTGGGAGCATTGCTAAAATCAATGAGGCTTGAGGTTATTTTTGATGATAAAAGAACTATGCCAATATTAATAAAATTGTTTGCAATCAGAATTGACCCTAGAAGTTGTTCTGGCTGTTTTAATAAGGTAATAGTTGCGGCTCCCTTTTTGTTGTCTTTTGACTTTAACCTGTCAATATCGTGAGGCGATAACGCAAAGAATGAAGCCTCTGATCCAGATATTAGGCCAGAAAGAATTAGTAGAACAAATAAAATGATTAACCCTACAAAATCATGGATGTCAAAGGACATAAACTTGATATTGTCTAATGCTATGATCATCTGGGAGGGAATTGTGTCTGCTTCCAATGTTGTTGTTTTAAATGAATACTTTAATAAAAGATATATCTTTTAGTTAATCAGATTCTTTTTTGTCTAGAATCTGTATTTGATATGCAATAATTTCTGTGATACGCATTGGTGGCGTATCTTTTTTTTCGATTGTTCTGCTTTTTAATTTTCCTTCTATATAAAGATGCATTCCTTTTTTTATGTGTTTGTCTGCAAGAATAGCTTGTTTGCCCCAACAAGCAATCCTATGCCACTCTGTTTGTGTAACTTTTTCATTTGACTTATTTAGATGACTCTCATTTGTTGCAAATGGAAATCTTGAGACGCAATTCTCTTTATCAAAGTAGTGAGTTTCAGGATTATTTCCTACATATCCTATTAAAATAACTTTGTTTACTGACATATATGCAAATATTACTAGTAATATAATAAAATACAAGATATTTTCATACAATGTTCGTTTAGTTTTCGATTTTTTTAAATAGATCTATGAATGGTTTTGGTGTAGGATAGTTTTGAACTTCTTTCATTGGAATAAAGTTTTGGTGTTCTGACTTCGTTTTTGTCTCCCATATATGTATATGTAGTGTTTGGTGTGTTAGTTTATGTATTTTATTTTCTTTCTTGAGAATGGTGTCAGGTTTGATTCCTTCTTTTGCTAAATTAAGAATAAGTGTTTTTTCTGATATCTCATCAAGTTCTTCTTCTATAAGGTAGGGTGTATATAATCCATTCCAAATATCTTTTTTGTTTCTCTGCTCTATGTATATGGTGTGGTTGATGCCTTTGATTATAATAAAGTGAAGGTGTCTCTCTTTGGGTTTTCGTTTTGAAATGGTCTTTGGAATTTGACCTATACTCCCAGTTTGTCTTGCGATACATTCCCCGTGTAGCGGACAGGAAGTGCATTGTGGATTTGTAGGGGTGCATACTAGTGCGCCCAACTCAATTATTGCTTCGTTCAATTCTTTGGGGTGTGAGTAGAGATACATTTCTCTTATAAGAGAGTCTATATGCTTATATGTGGACGTAAGATGTCCTGCGGTTTCAATTTTAAATAGTCGAGTAATGACCCTAATGGTATTTCCATCAATTGCAGGATATGGTTTATTCCATGCAAATGACATGATTGCTCCCGCTGTGTATTTCCCTATTCCTTTCAATTGGAGTATTTCTTGATGTTCTGTAGGAAAAACACCTTTTAAGTTTTCAGATATGTGTTTGGCTGTAGCATGGAGGTTTCTTGCCCTAGAATAATATCCGAGCCCTTCCCATGCTTTTAATACTTCCGTTTGACTTGCCATCGCAAGTTGATTTACGTCTGGAAAAAGTTGTATAAAGTCATTGAAATAGCGTTTTCCTTGCTGAACTTTTGTCTGTTGAAGTATGATTTCTGATATCCAAACACGGTATGGAGATCTGTTTTTTCGCCATGGCAGATCTCTTTTTTTGCCTTTATACCAAGTAATCAATTGATTAGCTATTTTCTCCATCTTTTGTGTTTTTAATAAAATTCTCTTATGTTTGCCGCAAAAATAATTGATTTCTATTTCATTAATAATACGAAACGTTTATCTTTGTACTCCTAAAATTGAGTCAAGGATATCGTTTAAATTAAATTTATAGCAATGACAAAGGCAGATATTGTAAACGAAGTTTCGAAGAATACTGGTATTGAGAGAGTTACGGTTCAGAAGGCAGTTGAGGCCTTTATGGATACCGTTTCAGATTCTTTAGTAGAAGGGAAAAATGTGTATCTTCGTGGATTCGGGAGTTTTATCGTAAAAAAACGCGCTGAGAAAACCGCTCGTAACATTTCAAAGAATACAACTATTATCATTCCAGAGCACTTTATCCCAGCCTTTAAGCCAGCAAAGTCATTTGTGAGCAAGGTTAAAGATAACGTTAAGTAATATTCATATTAAAAAGTATAATCATGCCAAGCGGTAAAAAAAGAAAGAGACATAAGATGTCTACGCACAAGCGTAAGAAGAGACTAAGAAAAAACAGACATAAGAAGAAGAAATAATTCTTCGACTCTGTTTTTAAAGAGTGTAAAACCTAGGGCATTTTTGCTTCTAGGTTTTTGCTGTATTATAAGTTCAGTTTTATATTAAACAAAAATGTGATTGTGAGTAATGAACTGGTAATTGAAATAAATCCATCTCAAGTGGAGATTGCTTACTTAGAGGATAAACGCCTTGTTGAACTCAATCGGGAAACCAGTGATGCAAAGTTTGCAGTAGGTGATATCTATCTTGGAAAAGTGAAGAAGATAATGCCTGGGCTAAATGCTGCGTTTGTTGATGTGGGATACGAGAAGGATGCTTTCCTTCATTACCCTGATCTAGGACCACAATTCCAAACATTAAACAAATTTCTTATACAGTCGACGTCTAAGGGTAAGAAACCTGTGTCGATGAATAAAATACAGTCGGACCCTGATATTTTTAAGGAAGGAAAAATTACTGATGTGTTGCATTCTGGTCAGTTGATCTTGGTTCAGATATCCAAAGAGCCAATATCAACCAAAGGACCGCGTTTAACATCAGAGATCTCTATTGCAGGGAGAAACCTAGTACTAATGCCATTTAGTGATAAGGTGTCAATCTCGCAAAAAATTAAGTCAAGCGACGAGAGAAGTCGTTTGCGCAAATTGATTCAAAGTATTCGACCTAAAAAATACGGTGTTATTGTTCGAACTGCAGCAGAAGGAAGTAAAGTTGCAGAGTTAGATAAAGAGTTACGTTCTTTAGTCGCTAAATGGGAAGCTGTTCCTGGAAAGCTAAAACAAGCCAAAGTTCCATCTTTGGTAGCAGGCGAATTGGATCGTACAATAACAATGATCCGTGATGTATACAATCCCGACTTTACTAATATTTATGTGAATGACAAACAGTCTGCTGGAGAGGTAAAAGATTATGTTGCAAGCATAGCACCTGAAAAGCAGAAGATTGTTAAGCATTATAGTGGTGATGCTCCCATTTTTGAGCATTTTGGAATTGAGAAACAGATTAAGGCACTTTTTGGAAAGACCGTGTCGTTCAAGAGTGGTGCTTACTTGATTATAGAGCATACAGAGGCATTTCACGTTATCGATGTGAATAGCGGAAATCGTTCTAAGGCTGGAAGTGATCAAGAGACCAATGCTCTCGAGGTAAATATGGCAGCAGCTGTAGAGATTGCAAGACAACTCCGTCTACGTGATATGGGAGGGATTATTGTGGTTGACTTTATTGATATGCATAGTAACGAGAATCGAATTAAGGTTCTTGAGAAGATGCGTGAAGAGATGAGTAAAGATCGAACAAAGCACAATATTCTTCCGTTGAGTAAATTCTGTTTGATGCAGATTACGAGGCAGCGTGTTCGTCCTGAAATGCATATTGAAACAGCTGAAAAATGTCCTACTTGTAACGGAACAGGAGAGGTTTCTTCTACTTTGTTGTTGGTGGATGAGGTCTTTAATAATCTCAAGTATATCTACCTTGAATTGTTTAGGAAAAATGTTAAAATACATTTACACCCATTTATTGCAGCCTATTTGACAAGTGGTATTGTTTCTAGGCATATGAAGTGGATGTGGTGCCTAAAAAAGCGATTCAAAATAGTCCCAAAAACGAATATGGGATTCTTAGATTGTAAGTTTTATGACAACGATGGAGAAATTGTTCTTTAATTAAGAGTAATAAACCTCTAAAAAAGACTCAAGAATGTTCTTGAGTCTTTTTTTATTGCCATTTTTTTTTAAATTTGTGACTGTATTTGGACGAAACATAAAATTATACAATGGACATGAGGAAAATTGGACTGATTGTGTCATTATTTATTCTTTCTATTCTTCCTTCTTTTGCTCAAATTCTTGAGCCAGTAAAGTGGGAGTTTTCAAAGAA
The Prolixibacteraceae bacterium DNA segment above includes these coding regions:
- the ssb gene encoding single-stranded DNA-binding protein, with translation MSVNKVILIGYVGNNPETHYFDKENCVSRFPFATNESHLNKSNEKVTQTEWHRIACWGKQAILADKHIKKGMHLYIEGKLKSRTIEKKDTPPMRITEIIAYQIQILDKKESD
- the mutY gene encoding A/G-specific adenine glycosylase, yielding MEKIANQLITWYKGKKRDLPWRKNRSPYRVWISEIILQQTKVQQGKRYFNDFIQLFPDVNQLAMASQTEVLKAWEGLGYYSRARNLHATAKHISENLKGVFPTEHQEILQLKGIGKYTAGAIMSFAWNKPYPAIDGNTIRVITRLFKIETAGHLTSTYKHIDSLIREMYLYSHPKELNEAIIELGALVCTPTNPQCTSCPLHGECIARQTGSIGQIPKTISKRKPKERHLHFIIIKGINHTIYIEQRNKKDIWNGLYTPYLIEEELDEISEKTLILNLAKEGIKPDTILKKENKIHKLTHQTLHIHIWETKTKSEHQNFIPMKEVQNYPTPKPFIDLFKKIEN
- a CDS encoding integration host factor subunit beta, producing the protein MTKADIVNEVSKNTGIERVTVQKAVEAFMDTVSDSLVEGKNVYLRGFGSFIVKKRAEKTARNISKNTTIIIPEHFIPAFKPAKSFVSKVKDNVK
- a CDS encoding Rne/Rng family ribonuclease, which produces MSNELVIEINPSQVEIAYLEDKRLVELNRETSDAKFAVGDIYLGKVKKIMPGLNAAFVDVGYEKDAFLHYPDLGPQFQTLNKFLIQSTSKGKKPVSMNKIQSDPDIFKEGKITDVLHSGQLILVQISKEPISTKGPRLTSEISIAGRNLVLMPFSDKVSISQKIKSSDERSRLRKLIQSIRPKKYGVIVRTAAEGSKVAELDKELRSLVAKWEAVPGKLKQAKVPSLVAGELDRTITMIRDVYNPDFTNIYVNDKQSAGEVKDYVASIAPEKQKIVKHYSGDAPIFEHFGIEKQIKALFGKTVSFKSGAYLIIEHTEAFHVIDVNSGNRSKAGSDQETNALEVNMAAAVEIARQLRLRDMGGIIVVDFIDMHSNENRIKVLEKMREEMSKDRTKHNILPLSKFCLMQITRQRVRPEMHIETAEKCPTCNGTGEVSSTLLLVDEVFNNLKYIYLELFRKNVKIHLHPFIAAYLTSGIVSRHMKWMWCLKKRFKIVPKTNMGFLDCKFYDNDGEIVL